TTTTGTAACAGTTCTCCCCTTCCCAAGGGGGGTAGGGGGGATTAAACAGCCACAACTCAAATTTTTAAACACTTTCCTAGAGAGGGTCTGAAAAGTCTAAATTCTCCCTGTACATCTCATCATACTGGGAAATTTTGAATTGAATTCCCTACATAATTGAGGGACCAGGGGAGGTATTTTAAATTTTTCTTAACCCTGACGAGATTTGAGCAAAATTGCTAGAGTTGCTACTACTTTAGTATTAAATTCTTCTTCAAAAACAACTTTTTTATAATCTAAATTCCATAGTTCCAAGGCACAGTCATCGTCGGGATCTTTGGGGGTAATGTGCAAATGTAACTGCCGTTTATCTTGATCATAACGACAATCAAAGCTTTCAATGGCTCCCACTTGGCGACGGTCCAAGGCCACCGCTAAGCGTAGCAAAGAACTTAATTGCCGCACCGCTAAACGGTGGGGTTCAGATAATTTAATGTAATCATCGTGGCGTTTTTTCGGCTTACTACGGCGATGGTAACGGGCAATATTGGCAATTAGTTCTAGCTCAATTTCTGTGTAACCTAGCAGTTCCGCATTACGAATTAAATAATAGGAATGTTTATGGTGGGCGGAGTGGCTGACATAAGTACCACAATTATGCAAAATTGCGGCGGCCCAGAGCCATTCCCGTTCCGTTTCCCCCCAGTCGTGTAAAACTCCCCGCAGTTGATCGAAAAAGCTGGTGGCAAATTGGGCGACCCTTTCCCCAAAACCGAGATCCACTTGGTATTTGCGGGCGATTTTTAGCACTCCCCGTTGACGAATTTCTCCCTGGAAACGCATCCGGTCTTGGATTAGCCCATGGGTGAGCATCCAATCGACGATCATGCCTTCCCGCAACGCCCGCTCACAGATGGTGATGCTATCCAATTCCAGCATGGTCATGGCTTCGAGTAGAATCACTGCCCCCGGCAAAATAATTTCCGCCCGGCGATCGGACAGGCCCGCCACTTCAAACCGTTCTTGGCAGTTGAGACCAGCCAATTTTTTGACCCATTCCTCCACATCTTTTTGGCTAATGCTGTAACCCTGAATGGGATTGGGAACCTCTTTTTGTTTTTGTAAAGCGGTCATGGTGGCTAGGGTTTCAATGGTGCCGGAAGTCCCCACCATTTGAGCTTTTTCCCCTCCCTTGAGCCGTTGTTTAATCTCATCCACTGGGCGCTCCAGCATGCCCCGCACATAGGCCCGCAACACGGCCAATTCGGTGGCATCAATGGGATCGCTGTGGACAAAGTCTTGGGTGAGCCGCACCGCCCCTACTTTGGTACTGCTTAAAAACCGCACGTCCCGGCGATCGGCCAAAATTAGCTCCGTAGAACCGCCACCAATGTCGATCATCACATGGGGTACTTCATGGAAATCCATGCAGGAAAATACCCCCAGGTAAATTCGTCGGGCTTCCTCTGGGCCAGAAATTAAATCCACCGTTAGCCCCACTTCCGTTTGCACCCGGGTAAGAAAATCTTGGCCATTTTTGGCTTCCCTAGTGGCACTGGTGGCCACAGCGATAATGTTTTCCACTTCCAAACCCTTGGCCAATTCCACACAACGTTTCAAAGCGGCGATCGCCCGATTCATGGCCGCTGGAGTGAGGTTATTAGATTGGGGGTCCCGATCGCCTAGGCGGACAGTATCTTTTTCCCGAGCCACAATAGTAAAGGTGGCCAGAACTGGATCAATGCGGACAATGACCATGTGAACGGAATTGGTTCCAATGTCGATGGCCGCCAACATACAGGGGTCAACAATCTGGGCAGAGGAAGGAGCCATGGGTTAACACTCTCAAGGGGACAGGAACGGGGGAGTTAGGGTCAAAACTCTACCAACCAGCCTAGGGCCAATTAACCGTCCCTAACTTAACTTTCCCATTGTCCATTGTTATCAACCCCTCGCAAAGCAACACTGAGGAGAAAATTTGCTCAAACATTTCAGTAGGGAGAAATATCATCAATATCCCATTGATTTGATGCGGATGAAAACACTGGAGTACTGAGTTCGCAAAAATTTCACCGTGCCACCTGGGGGCCATAATCCCTCGGGCCATGGGAGCAGCGGAACCTGTTAAGGTTTGAATGCTACAAAATACTTTTAGTAGCCATCTTCTAGGGCTGACAAAAGCTGACAATCCTGTTAAAGTCTCTGTAAA
The genomic region above belongs to Synechocystis sp. PCC 6803 substr. PCC-P and contains:
- a CDS encoding Ppx/GppA phosphatase family protein, whose product is MAPSSAQIVDPCMLAAIDIGTNSVHMVIVRIDPVLATFTIVAREKDTVRLGDRDPQSNNLTPAAMNRAIAALKRCVELAKGLEVENIIAVATSATREAKNGQDFLTRVQTEVGLTVDLISGPEEARRIYLGVFSCMDFHEVPHVMIDIGGGSTELILADRRDVRFLSSTKVGAVRLTQDFVHSDPIDATELAVLRAYVRGMLERPVDEIKQRLKGGEKAQMVGTSGTIETLATMTALQKQKEVPNPIQGYSISQKDVEEWVKKLAGLNCQERFEVAGLSDRRAEIILPGAVILLEAMTMLELDSITICERALREGMIVDWMLTHGLIQDRMRFQGEIRQRGVLKIARKYQVDLGFGERVAQFATSFFDQLRGVLHDWGETEREWLWAAAILHNCGTYVSHSAHHKHSYYLIRNAELLGYTEIELELIANIARYHRRSKPKKRHDDYIKLSEPHRLAVRQLSSLLRLAVALDRRQVGAIESFDCRYDQDKRQLHLHITPKDPDDDCALELWNLDYKKVVFEEEFNTKVVATLAILLKSRQG